AAGTATACGCAGGTACTACTGCGGAATATATTTATTTAAAAGCTTGTAAACTATTAGCGGAATATGTCCCATTTGTGCCATTAAAGATACTCAATCCACGCTCCTGTGATTTTGTATATCCAGATTTATTAGGTGTAAGATCAGCTTATAAATGGGGCGCATGGGTCGCCGATCTGCAACATTGCCATTTACCACATTTATTCTCGCAAAAGCAACTAGATGCTCGTAATGCTGAGCTACAAAGGATAGCGGATAATGCACCTGTGATCGTTGTTAGTAGTGAGATGGCTGGTGCTGATTTTAGAGATCGCTATCCTCAATCACGAGATCGCACAATGGTGATGCATTTTGCTAGTTTTATTGATCCTCAATGGTATAAACCAGATCCCCAAATTACGCAAGCCAAATATCAACTACCAGATCGCTTTTTTTTAGTCAGTAATCAGTTTTGGAAGCATAAAGATTATGGTGTCATTATCGATGCTTTAGCAATTCTTAAACAAAGACATATTGATGCCACCATCGTATGTACTGGTACTTTATCTGATTATCGAAATCCTGATTATTTCAACCAATTATTAGCAAAAGTTGAAAGACTAGAACTTAAACAGCAATTTATTGTTTTAGGATCTATTCCTCGCAACGATCAAGTTCAATTGATGCGAAGATGTTTAGCTGTAATTCAACCTTCTTTGTTTGAAGGATGGAGTTCCGTAATCGAGGATGCTCGGAGTTTAGGTAAGCCAGTAATTGCCTCTGATTTTCCTGTGCATCTTGAGCAAAATCCCCCTAATTCCTATTTCTTTGAGCGAAGTAATCCTGAAGAACTTGCTGAATTAATCTCTCAAGCACTAACAACTTTAGAAGCAGGTGTAAATCCCCAATTAGAAGCTTTGGCGCGACAAGACAACCAAGAACGAGTCAGAGCATATGGAAGACGCTTTTTAGAAATTGTTCATCATGTAGTTTAGTTATGCAACCCATCTACATTATTATTCCTGTTCATAATCGCAAGGTGCTTACTTTAGCTTGTCTAGACAACTTAAAAGCTAATGGCGACTTGCAAAAATATCATGTGATTGTTGTCGATGATGGCTCTAGCGATCTCACTGCTACAGAAGTAAAAGAAAACTACCCTGAAGTCATTGTCTTACAAGGTGACGGGAATCTTTGGTGGACTGGGGCGATCGCATTAGGAATGGAATATGCTAATCAACAAGGAGCAACACATTTTATTTGGTTAAATGATGATTGTCTTACTGAGTTAAACACTCTAGAGCTATTAGTAGATTTCCTACAAGAACATCCTAATTCAATTGTGGGGGCTGCTTGCAATGAGGCAGAATCAGGACTATTAGTAGAAACTGGATTTAAGGGTAAAAGACGAGTAAAAGCATTAGAGCATGAAGTTGTCGAAGTGGATGGCTTGAGTGGTTATTGTGTTGCAATATCAGCATCAGTATTTAAGCAGATTAGCGCTCCTGATGCTAATAAATTTCGACAATATGCTGGTGATGGAATGTATACTTTAAAGGCGACTAGAGCAGGTTTTAAAGTATATATTTTAGGCAAAGCAAAGGTGACTTTAGTTGAAGAAAAAGACCCCATTCATAACTTTACTAACTACGTCCAGAAAGCAAAATATCGCACCTTCCAATCAATATTCTGGGATTATAAATCTCCCTATCATTTACCAACTCAATTTTATTACCATACTTATAAATATGGTGCTTTAATTGGCTTTCCAATGTTTATCACTAAGTTATTTTCTTGGTTAGGTCGCTTTTATGTTTAAGCCACTACATATTGTGATGCTTCATAATCGTTATCAATATGCGGGAGGTGAAGATGTCTCAACCGATGCGGATGTAGAACTATTACGCGAATATGGTCATCGGGTCACTTTGATCGAGACTCATAATGATCTGATTAAGGGCTATTCCCAGTTCGATAAACTCAAGCTTTTTGTAGAGACAGCTTGGAATTTTAAGGTCTATCACCAGATGCGATCGCAATTTCAAAAACTCAAGCCCGATCTCGTCCATGTCCAAAATTTCTTTCCATTATTCTCACCATCTGTCCATGCTGCTGCGCGATCGCTAAACATTCCGACCATACAACACCTGCATAATTTTCGTCTGGGCTGTCTGAATGGATATTTATTAAAAGATGGCAAAATTTGTGAAGCTTGTGTGGGGCGAAATCCTTGGCGCGGCGTTGGCTATGGCTGTTATCGAGATTCTCCTATTGCGTCTTTAGCAGTGTGGGCAATGATCTCATTCAATCGGTGGCGACGCACTTGGTGGCAAGATGTGGATGCATTTATTACACCCAGTCACTTTGCTGCGAAGAAACTCCAAGAAATAGGCGTTAGCGGAGATCGCCTGTATGTGAAACCCTATGTGATTAATCCTCCAAACAGTACAGGAGATTTCTCTTCTTCCTTGATTCATCCCAATTTTTTATTTGTTGGAAGATTATCTCCAGAAAAAGGAGTAATTACCCTTCTGAAAGCATGGGCTGAACTGAATAAAGCAGAATGGCAACTAAATATTGTTGGTGATGGTTCCGAGAAAGCAAATTTACAACGCTTTGTTGATGAAATGAGCTTAAGAAATGTACATTTTCTTGGATATTTACCACCATTGCAAATTACATCCGTCATGCAGTCTGCCACTGCGATTGTAGTTCCTTCACAATGGTATGAAACCTTTGGGCGGGTTGTAGTTGAAGCTTTTGTGTGCAGTAAACCTGTAATAGCCTCAGATTTAGGAGCTTTATCGGAATTAATCACCTCGGAATATAACGGATTTTTAGTTCCTAGCGATCGCATTAACGATTGGACAGAAAAATTATATTGGTGTGGCACAAATCCTGAAGCTATGCAAATTATGGGCAACAATGCCTATAAAACTTACAAAGAAAGCTATACCCGTTCTGCTAACTATCATCAATTGATGAAAATCTATGATTCTGTTTTATCCATAGCTACCAAATAATAGGCAGCGCTTCGCTCCATCTATTATTTTTTTACTTACTCATCAGCAATACCCAGCGATCGCATTTTCTCTTGTAACTCTTGTAACTTCGACTCAGCTAACTCCGCTCGATGTATTTGTTGCTCGGCTTTAATACGCTCTTGATTAGCTTTTTGAATTTCTCTTTGGGCTGTTTCTTGAGGTGTCGGTAATAATGCTCCCTCTAGAGAAAAATAGCGCAGTTGCCGCTCATGAATTCCTAAAAATGCACCGATTACCTCACTCCATAACCAGCCTTGAGCATTAGCAGTAATCGGTTTGTATTGATTAATATCTAACCGAAATCCAGCAAATTCTAAGGTGTCAGGTGAAAAATAAAAATATTCTGGCGTGTGAAATCTCTCAGCATACAAGTTACGCTTGATTGTGCGATCAACGTTGGCGGTTGAGTCAGATAGTAGCTCAATAATTAGATCAGGATAGCGTCCATCTTCTTCCCAAACTACCCAAGAATTACGCGGT
This genomic stretch from Pseudanabaena galeata CCNP1313 harbors:
- a CDS encoding glycosyltransferase family 4 protein is translated as MVNKSLNKSQDKLHICLNMVHDPTWLGGVLYIQNLIKAIAQLPSEETEHIRLSLALFKRNEGLAEPVRDLVSQVYAGTTAEYIYLKACKLLAEYVPFVPLKILNPRSCDFVYPDLLGVRSAYKWGAWVADLQHCHLPHLFSQKQLDARNAELQRIADNAPVIVVSSEMAGADFRDRYPQSRDRTMVMHFASFIDPQWYKPDPQITQAKYQLPDRFFLVSNQFWKHKDYGVIIDALAILKQRHIDATIVCTGTLSDYRNPDYFNQLLAKVERLELKQQFIVLGSIPRNDQVQLMRRCLAVIQPSLFEGWSSVIEDARSLGKPVIASDFPVHLEQNPPNSYFFERSNPEELAELISQALTTLEAGVNPQLEALARQDNQERVRAYGRRFLEIVHHVV
- a CDS encoding glycosyltransferase family 2 protein; this encodes MQPIYIIIPVHNRKVLTLACLDNLKANGDLQKYHVIVVDDGSSDLTATEVKENYPEVIVLQGDGNLWWTGAIALGMEYANQQGATHFIWLNDDCLTELNTLELLVDFLQEHPNSIVGAACNEAESGLLVETGFKGKRRVKALEHEVVEVDGLSGYCVAISASVFKQISAPDANKFRQYAGDGMYTLKATRAGFKVYILGKAKVTLVEEKDPIHNFTNYVQKAKYRTFQSIFWDYKSPYHLPTQFYYHTYKYGALIGFPMFITKLFSWLGRFYV
- a CDS encoding glycosyltransferase family 4 protein, whose amino-acid sequence is MFKPLHIVMLHNRYQYAGGEDVSTDADVELLREYGHRVTLIETHNDLIKGYSQFDKLKLFVETAWNFKVYHQMRSQFQKLKPDLVHVQNFFPLFSPSVHAAARSLNIPTIQHLHNFRLGCLNGYLLKDGKICEACVGRNPWRGVGYGCYRDSPIASLAVWAMISFNRWRRTWWQDVDAFITPSHFAAKKLQEIGVSGDRLYVKPYVINPPNSTGDFSSSLIHPNFLFVGRLSPEKGVITLLKAWAELNKAEWQLNIVGDGSEKANLQRFVDEMSLRNVHFLGYLPPLQITSVMQSATAIVVPSQWYETFGRVVVEAFVCSKPVIASDLGALSELITSEYNGFLVPSDRINDWTEKLYWCGTNPEAMQIMGNNAYKTYKESYTRSANYHQLMKIYDSVLSIATK